Proteins encoded by one window of Kribbella flavida DSM 17836:
- a CDS encoding LLM class F420-dependent oxidoreductase: MLLRIFTEPQQGASYDDLLAVARTTEQCGFDAFFRSDHYLVMGDGDGLPGPTDAWITLAGLARETQRIKLGTLVSSATFRNPGVLAISVAQVDQMSGGRAELGLGAGWYEAEHAAYGLDFPDTPGRFDLLSEQLELITGLWKTPVGEKYDFTGAHYQLKDSPALPKPVQQPHPPIIVGGAGKKRTPALAAQYAAEFNAGFKPVDETKVLYDRVHAACEAIGREPGTLALSAAQRVVVGKDEAEVERRAAAAGWTLEQLAEHGVGGTPDQVVDHLGRFAEAGTGRFYLQIMDLADLDHLELIAAEVLPQVS; encoded by the coding sequence ATGTTGCTCAGGATCTTCACCGAACCCCAGCAAGGCGCCTCGTACGACGATCTGCTCGCCGTCGCGCGCACGACCGAGCAGTGCGGCTTCGACGCGTTCTTCCGGTCCGACCACTACCTCGTGATGGGGGACGGCGACGGCCTGCCCGGTCCGACCGATGCCTGGATCACGCTGGCCGGTCTGGCGCGTGAGACCCAGCGGATCAAGCTCGGCACGCTGGTCAGCTCCGCCACCTTCCGGAACCCGGGCGTGCTCGCGATCAGCGTCGCGCAGGTCGACCAGATGAGCGGTGGTCGCGCCGAGCTCGGGCTGGGTGCCGGCTGGTACGAGGCCGAGCACGCGGCGTACGGGCTGGACTTCCCGGACACGCCCGGCCGGTTCGACCTGCTGAGCGAGCAGCTCGAGCTGATCACCGGGCTGTGGAAGACGCCGGTGGGGGAGAAGTACGACTTCACCGGCGCGCACTACCAGTTGAAGGACTCCCCGGCGCTGCCGAAGCCGGTGCAGCAGCCACACCCGCCGATCATCGTCGGCGGCGCGGGCAAGAAGCGGACGCCGGCGCTCGCGGCGCAGTACGCGGCCGAGTTCAACGCCGGGTTCAAGCCGGTGGACGAAACGAAGGTGCTGTACGACCGGGTGCACGCCGCCTGCGAGGCGATCGGCCGCGAGCCGGGCACGCTGGCCCTGTCGGCCGCGCAGCGGGTGGTCGTGGGCAAGGACGAGGCCGAGGTCGAACGCCGCGCCGCGGCGGCCGGCTGGACGCTGGAGCAGCTGGCCGAGCACGGCGTCGGCGGTACGCCGGACCAGGTGGTCGATCACCTCGGCCGGTTCGCCGAGGCCGGCACCGGGCGGTTCTACCTGCAGATCATGGACCTGGCCGACCTGGACCACCTCGAGCTCATCGCCGCGGAGGTTCTTCCACAGGTCAGCTGA